TATTCGCGAGTCGGAATGTACTCAACAAATTCCCCTTTCGTAAGCGCGGTTTGAGCGTGTTGATAAAACCATGGTTTAAACCACCACCCCACACTGTTTATCGTGTTCCCTTTTTTCTTCGCTTCTTCTTTAGACGCGTATTTTCCCGTCATGCAAACACCTTCATGAGGATTGTAGATCATCGTTTCGACGAAATCAGGAATGTCTTCGTTGTTTTCTTCACCGAAACGTGGAGCGAATGAGTCGATGTATGCTTGTCCGAGTTCTTTTACGCTACCTCTAACGGGTTTGTAAGTTAGCTTCATGTATTCTTTAATCGGTATAAGTTTGATTTCGGCTGATACTAGTAGCCCTAAAGTTCCTTGAGACCATGGAATTGCGTAAAAAAGGTCGGCGTATTCGTTATCTTTTGTAGCGCGAACGACCCGCCCGCCAGAAAGAACGATTTCATAAGCCACAACAGTATCCGAAAACAGCCCGTATAAGTGAGAACTACCCTCGATACCATAACCGTTGATCAGTCCACCAACGGTTAGATCATCAAGCTCAGCGACAACAGCTAGTGCGAGATTCAATGGGACTGTGGCTCGTGTTATTTGACCCATGTTGACTAATGGCTCACATTTTGCAATCATTCGTTCTTGATCGATTTCAAGAATATTGCGGAAAGCTGACAGGTCAACTTCGAAATGACGGGCCCGTTTGTAGTCAACATTTCTCATTCCAACAGCGATCCAGGGTTTTCGGGCTGTACATACAAGCCCGTCTTTTGATGGGTTTCGTTCTGCTAGAcgtttgacaacttttttgacgTTTTCTTCGTGTTCTTTTTGGCGTTTCTTGTATGATTTCCATTCTGATCTAACATCGCCAAGATACGTGAGGAAGTATAGAGTGAAGGAGATCGGAAGTACAACGAAAATGACGATAATCCATCTGAATTGGACGAAATAGTCGACCCAAACCTTCTTTCTTTTCGGGCGGACCAACGGGGCTTCAAGATCCGACATTTTGCGAGATCAAAATCTGTCACATTTCATAAAACATTTCTatcttagaaaaaaaaaattgaatgttTATAGCACATTAAGATAAATTATAAGGTTACAAGACCTTACACCATACAAGAAAGTAGTATAGGCATTGTGTTTTTGAATTGGTTATGTGACATTTAATAGATAATCAGCAGGAGATATGTTTGAAATctttaaagagtaaaatgccattttggtccctaaggtttggccagttttgcgactttcatccaaaggtttgtttttccgcatccgggtccaaaaggtttgaaatcttgccattttcatgcagctcgttaactccatccatttttctccgttaagtcaggggtaatTCCGtctttttgctaacttaaagggcaattcggtatTTTTCTCTTTATGTAAAAAGAgcgaatacccctgaaaaagaccgaattgccctttaagttaacaaaaggaacgaaaatacccttgacttaaacaagaaaaatggatggagtttacgagctggatgaaaatgacaagatttcaaaccttttggatccagatgcgaaaaaagtcaagaaacaaacctttggatgaaagtcgtaaaactggccaaacctcatgaCGGAAATCGCATTTTACTCTCTTTAAAAGTTAAAAGTATGGGGGAAGACCGGGCCAATCGAGGATGGGGTATATAGCCCACTAGACCGGGCACAAAATAAGGGTAGTGTCTAGAAGGTATGATATTGATACAGTTTCTTCTGGTTTCATTTTGGTTAATCGATATTTGtttgtggtggtggttgttgttgtaTGACTTGCATGTGCTTATGTCTTAAGGGGACCCCCACAACAATACAAACAtcatcatgcatatataaatatCACAATGAAGATATAATTATAATCTACATTTATAACAATAAATGGATGAGAAAATATGGAACATAGTGGACCACATAAGAGTGGATTTTCCATGTGCATATTATGTAAAGACAAACAATTGCTTAATTATTTTAGAAAGTTCTGCATATCAATTATATCTTGTACCCACAAAATATTATTGAAAACAACTCAACATATAGTTGCAATAATGAGTGTTTTAACTTTTAACTGTTTGGGTATGTAGATTATTAATTTGAAAAAACCTGTAATTGTctaagactagaaggtatgggggccggctgaggcccggctaggaccggcgccggtcccccacaccgcccccctggggCTCGGCTCGGCACAACCGGCCACCCACAGCCGGGGTAGCCGGACCTCCTTTCTTCTCTTgcctctcacatatacctatacatacatacatatatatacataaaggggttcatcccccacccccctaggttcatcccctccaagccactcctacgtggcggctcatcccctccaagcccatcctctccataccctttagtctaatTACCCTAACTTTAAGCAACTAattgtgtgattatttgatttTTAAAGTGACATTCaattatttaaagttttaaacaCCTTTTGTAGATAAAGACAATGCAGTACAATTGTTCAAGAATTGGATTCTTTTGAGGACAGAAGAGTACTGTTGCAGTATCAAAACTACATTCAACAACCACTAATAAAATCACAAACTAGATCTACAAAACCCTAAAAACAGAGAGCACATGTATCCAGAACCTTTCAAACTAACAACTAAAATTGGTGCAATTAGAAACGTCAGGCGCCCGCTCAGATAGTTAGGAATTTCGGAACTGTACTCAAGTAGTTAAAACGACCAAAACACAATATCtactaaaaaaaataacataCAAGTTTACTACAAAGTGAGTTTTAAGTTTAAACatttattatgttttattttggtgatgatttacatatttattaccAAATGATCTTTCGTCTAATGCGGTATTCAAGTGTGTAAGCGGTGTTCGTCAGTTCGGTTAACGATTTATTCAATTTGTTTGGATTTAAAATTCTTTTGTCCCTAAAAACAGAGCACATAGAATCCAAACCCTTGGAAATTTAACAATTAAAAATCAACAAATtcacttcaaaaaaaaaaaaaaaaaaaaaaaaaaaaaaagaataccaCTGCATGCAGCACAGATCTACAAATCATTACAACTATACACACAAGAACACATTATTCAAACACACATAACTAAAACCTGTAAACAAAAATCAATATTAGAAAAATCACTAATCCAAACATATAAAGTTATAATTAAtcaataaaacatataatcaatATTAATAGATCTAAAGATATTTAACTTTATGAGTGGAATCTTCTAGTGAAAAAGCTAAAAAAGCAAGTAAAAATATAGAATATTAAATGATAAAGTTAGAGAGATTAGAAGATTACCAGAACAGTAGTGAGAGATTGCAGAGAAGATCCGAACCTAAACGGGTCGGACCTTGGAAATATGGGGGAAAGGTTTCACTGCTACGCAGTGAGTGAAGTAGGTGGTTGTTGAAAGAAGATGAACACTTGTATATATAGGAATAAAAATGGGTGTAGAGTATTCCTATCATTATTGCACCATTGTCATCAGTGATTATTTTGTAATAATTTTTTGAGAATAGAGGAAGTTGCAAACTTAGTCCCTAGGCATGTTACATTTGCTAAAGGGTGGTGGTGTTAAATACATTCAAAAAagttaaacttttttttatttttacctgTAAGTCAAACAATTTCAGTTAacttttcaactttttttttataaataaactttaATGAAACAAGTTTTCATAAAGCAACtttatttcattttcttttcatttaattttttctttttttatcgTTTTTGCAATTTCTTTCTATTTCAATTCTCAGTGAAGTCAACTTGATTTAGTGataattcttttttattttacttAATGTATTTTATCTACGAAAATCTCCTGGTTTATATATTATACATGCTCAATTTGATTAGTGATATTTTTAAGCTTGGATTTAAGTTATCTGTACTAATTTTTTTGTAATATTACTAATGGAGGCCAGAATGGTATTAACCAACCCAATGCTTCGAATTAAGCTTGACCCCACTCAATTATATACAACAATTGTGTACAGCGCACACAAGTAAAAAATAACACAAGTTGGCTTCACTCGAATAAGTAACAAGTTGGCTTCACTCGAATAACTGAACAAGTTGGCTTCACTCGAATACATCCTCCCTAAAAGCTCTCTTGCAACATTTATATATGACTAATACTTGGAGAGACATTTATTCAAAAAGAATACATCCTAGCAACTTTATTTCATTTTCTTTCCATTTAACTTTTCCTTTTTTAATCGTTTTTTCATTTTATTTCCATTTAATTTTTCCGCTTTGATAATTCTCTTATCAAAGCGGTTCTTGGGAGTCTTCCTATTTACTTGTTCTCGTTGTTTAGAGCGCCGGTCAAAGTGAAATTACAAGGAGGGTACCCGATGCCTACAATCACGCCTTATTGGAATTTTCGCAACATTAGCATGTTTGCGGCTGGATGGGAGACCATGTATAGGTGGCGTCTAGAATTATATACGCAGCTTTATCGTCGTGAAAGTGATTTTGTCGATCTAGGTGATtaattgttttaatgtttgcACGTTTACTGTTTTATTGGAGACTCGTTATTTATTTATGATTAACTTTTTCACTTTCTATTTATAATAAAgtgtcttgattatttatttattaatattgatattaatactaataatagtataacaaaatataaaaaagtaacaaaagtattataaaataaaataagataaaaagacataattattacttttgactttataataaaacataattattatttttaactttataataaaataatataataaagtagTTAATCATTAATAAATTTGACTTTTGGGTATATTAATCTTTATCTTGGGTATAATTATCACACTCCTTTGCTAAAACGTTATGAAGGTTGGTATTTGTTTCTTCGTAACAAATGGTGTAGGGTCATGATTGGAACATAATTCGTCACGTAGGAATATGAATGAAGACTACACCACCCATTGCCTAATCCATCATGGTTCGCATTAATTAAACCATGGTCCTCTTTTCTATTTTCTAATATTTACTTTTCTTTTTTTAGACAAAAATAAATAAAGGGATAGTAGTAATCATGGTTGAAAAAATCCCGAGTAGTCTCCGATTAGTCaccgattaatcactaatcggaCGTTCACCGATTAATGGCCGATTAATTGCAAGGCGGTCAATCACGGTCCTATTCTGGCCAAATTTTTGCGAGACATCGGCCAAATTTCCACCAAACCTTATGAATTCCTTCCAGATACTTAAAAAATGGGTTAATGAGGGGTTAAAACGTATCTACtttagaaaactacatataaaaatgtgtgtgcatatatataactaaaaattacGTATAAAAATCTCGATCCGATTAATTtcgattaatccctattaatcccgattaatcgctagtaggtaccccaccgcccgactagcgcctagcgattcttacaacactggTAGTAATGACCACATCCTTAGGATAGTGGTTTTAGATAGTAAATTAGAGGTGGGTGATATGGCGCTAACGTGGaaggtcatggtggtcatgactcatgaccacaccctatagcaaATATCATGTTTGTTGTATTTATGGTATTTGAAAGAGAAGACTGTCACACTTTTTTAACGGTAGTGTATTAGGAGGGTAGCATGGGCTACCTTTAAACCTCGTCTCCGTACCATTTTTGTAGCATTAATTTTATTTACTGGTTTTATATAAAGAATATCTCTGattcaaaaaaaaatatgagGCCTCTGAATTTTTAGGCTAGATTCGTCACTGGATAAATTTATCTCTAAGGTCTATAAGACTTGAACCCAAAAGCTCATATTTCATAGTAGTTGATATAAAAGCAATTACTTATAACAATATACTTTATCAAATACATTGAAAATTAATGTTATTACTCTTAATTAACTAATATTACTATTCATGGCTATGACGCGTCGGCACGTGATGCCCCTcttattttttcctttttacgtttttttttttcatttagttTTTATATGTGTTTGCATCCTTACACTTTAATAAATTTATCATACAGCCAGTGACGAATCTTAAGATTTCTGACCGAATAGGCGAAAGTCACcagacctaaaaatttctataaaaccgggaggtcgaaaacgtatataccgaAAAagttctatacgaaaactacatactctccactactaagcgaaaagttcagggggtcggccgcccctcccgccccttaaacGTTTCGCCCATACATACAACGCATAAACTTCAATAAGGTTGGTTTTCCCAGTTTCTTGACAAGTACACCTCGTGCCGGTACAGTAATAACATTGTCGCAACGCACGAGGTAAGATACTAAAGCTATCGTACAGTCTTTAAACTTCAATAAAGTTACTTTTTCCCGTTTCTTGATAACTACATGGTGTGTTAGTACTGTACTGATATTGATGCAACGTGTTGGGGGTGTTTTTCTGTTTACACCCTTAATTTGCTAATATACATGTTTAGTCCTTCTAGTATAATTTTCCTAATATAAATGTCTAGTCCCTTTACTTTAAGAGAGATTTTTTAGCTAACTTTACTAATGTCTTACATAAATGTTTAGTCCTATTTTAACTTtggtaacatacatgtttaatcTCTCAACttttatttcttttgtattttgcCTTTAGTGTTTTTTCTTGCTAATGTGACGAATCAACCCAACACCCAACGCAACATGCAGGGTAAAATTAATAGTTCTTTATACAAACTTACAAGCACGGGTATTGTGTCCATTTACACACACGAGATACAAAACGGTTATAtagtataaataggggtgttaaatgggttgtggtCGCGTGTCCAACCCGGCACAAACCAAAACATTGACCTGAAGTTGAAAATTGTGTTAGACATTCGGAACTCGAAGAAGACATGAATATTTCTAGGTTAGCACAAACACGACAAGTTAAACTGAAACTTTTATTTTCTCGCATATTAATTCTCTAAGTTTAAATTTATAACAATAAAAAATACAAATGTGTATAAAACAAATCCATTTtaattataaattttattaattTCTCTTTTAAGTTTTAGATTTGGCATTAAATACCCATTGAATTTAAAGTTTATGACATAaacacataatatatatatatatatatatatatatatatatataggattaggttcaaacgtgaacaaaatcccaagagtgaactgcgtgaactgatctggacccttgatttttatgatcttgagattaaagtgagtggcatgatggtaattatttggttaattttttccatttaattaaatacaaaaagggtatatgtgtaatttcaatcttaaattgattgcataaatctctcacaaatcaagtaatcaattatcctcttaaattgattgcataaatctctcacaaatcaaatcaaatattaggaaagatgtaacttaattcaattattaaaataattatttgtttaaatgggatgtacacatgtgtattctgattttgccctctttttaatgcgatgtacacatgtgtatatcctctgtttttgtgatatctcagaattttttttgtattgattgttgatgtacacctgtg
This is a stretch of genomic DNA from Helianthus annuus cultivar XRQ/B chromosome 16, HanXRQr2.0-SUNRISE, whole genome shotgun sequence. It encodes these proteins:
- the LOC110882507 gene encoding delta(24)-sterol reductase, whose translation is MSDLEAPLVRPKRKKVWVDYFVQFRWIIVIFVVLPISFTLYFLTYLGDVRSEWKSYKKRQKEHEENVKKVVKRLAERNPSKDGLVCTARKPWIAVGMRNVDYKRARHFEVDLSAFRNILEIDQERMIAKCEPLVNMGQITRATVPLNLALAVVAELDDLTVGGLINGYGIEGSSHLYGLFSDTVVAYEIVLSGGRVVRATKDNEYADLFYAIPWSQGTLGLLVSAEIKLIPIKEYMKLTYKPVRGSVKELGQAYIDSFAPRFGEENNEDIPDFVETMIYNPHEGVCMTGKYASKEEAKKKGNTINSVGWWFKPWFYQHAQTALTKGEFVEYIPTREYYHRHTRCLYWEGKLILPFADQWWFRYLLGWLMPPKVSLLKATQGEAIRNYYHEMHVIQDMLVPLYKVPDALEWVDREMEVYPLWLCPHRLYKLPYKTMVYPEPGFEEQCRQGDTPYAQMYTDVGVYYAPGPVLRGEVFDGADAVRRMESWLIENHGYQPQYAVSELNEKNFWRMFDAGLYEQCRNKYGAVGTFMSVYYKCKKGRKTEKEVQEAEQAQVEVPYAETD